A window of Limanda limanda chromosome 4, fLimLim1.1, whole genome shotgun sequence genomic DNA:
CGGGACCAGGCAGCACTCACACCCCCACTCCCCTCACACGCACTGTCCGCATCACACGCACAAGCACGGCCCCCAGTCCAACGGGGTCAGGAGCCCTCATGCGCATCCTAAGCTGGGCTCGCTTCCAAAAGGcggctcctccacctcctcctcctcttcagcgGGACCCAAACACACCAAGAAATTGCAGTCCAACCCGTCCATCACCTCCCAGAGCAGCAAGAGGAGCAAGAGCAGCTCCAAGAGCAACAGCTCCCAGATCCCCACAGAGGGACAGGATGGTGagatacacacactgacagaggggcaggaggagagggaagcattttgtttttctacttGTTGAATCAGAGTGAAGATCTACTCTCCCCTGGCACATTTTCTTTGACTCCAAAATAGGGCTGGCTGATATGGATGTTATATCAGGGAAAATGTTTATGTCACTCAATATATAAAATGGTCACAATACATTTCTTAGAGGTTAAAAGACTGAATCACAATGTTAATGAATGGAAATGAATCAGGCTTGAAAACAATTTTACTTATTAATATTCCTTCAGTCAGTGGTGATGAGCAGCCCTGTGCTGTCTACCAGCTTTGTGTCAACTGTTGTGTCCTGACAAGTTAGCAGGATAGAAACACCGCGCTTCAattcaatgtcaatgtcaagtGAAGGAAACTATTGAATTGTGAAAATAATCGTTTTAGTTATTGCAAAACGActacaaaaaaagaagagggaaAAGGTTTTGTGGTTAAGCAGTGAGttaaaattaaaagcaaatacGTCAGTGTGCTAATGGCTGTCCTTAgactttggcctgacactgaagaaatgtttttatgtttaaatttagAGTTCATAGCTCTGcccaggcccaacagtcccctaatgaaaccacattttaactcactagatccagattcttattggatccgcaccaaattgcTTCaccaagatccataaattatacCAATcagttgaaaacaaaatgattttcaacacacaatgttacagaaagtACAAATATATTCACGAATacgccccctgatctggatccagacCAAAACCTAATAGGATCTCCCTTGGGTTTtgtcccacccctccacaaagtGTCATGGAAATGGGACGAGTAGTttttcataatcctgctaactaacaaacaaacgtaGAGGAAAAACATAACTTCCCTGGCACATTGGGTATCTTGTCCAATGATTACTGACTAATCACACTGACTGTTATATTCTGTGATTCTTAAAATGTTGCTtctgtgtgtcccccccctccaGACTGCTGTGTTCATTGCATCCTGGCCTGCCTCTTCTGTGAGTTCCTAGCTCTGTGCAACATCGTGCTGGACTGTGCCACCTGTGGCTCCTGTGCCGGGGACGAGTCGTGCTTCTGCTGTTGTTGCGCGTCAGAGGAGTGTGGCGACTGCGACCTGCCCTGTGACATGGACTGTGGCATCATTGACGCCTGCTGTGAGTCTGCAGACTGCCTGGAGATCTGTATGGAGTGCTGCAGCCTTTGCTTCTCCTCCTGAGGACCCCAGCCGCCACCGCAGGGGGCAAAGTAGATGCTTGCTATTCACTCCCACAAGCCCAGGAACAGTTTCGACCTGGCCCCAAAGCTGAGAAGCTTTACACCCACCCACATCATTGTTGCCTGAGATCTGTGGCTCACACTATTGGCTGGTCGAGTTGGCTCCACAATACATCCAATACTTTTGACAGGGTTTGCCAAGCAAAATGCTGACAGCAGTCACTCGTGAACTCTTCCTTCCTTTATTGATCAAACGATGGGATGGTAGCTTCCCCCGCTTTGTCTTTTGTGGTTGGTCCATTTCTGCACAGCTTGGTGCATGTGCAGAGTGAGTTCCAGCTGTGGTCCATGTGAGGTTGCCAGGCTGTGCAGCCTCTGGACCCTCACTGAACAAGCTATTATTACAATGGAGCCCCTTGTGCCATCTGAATGACTAGAGTTCTCTAAGCATGAAAAATGACCTTCAAATGCAAATGAGAAAATGGCTCcatttaactggattttaatgtTTCTATAGATAAGAGCAGCAGCGTAATGGGAAAATGGCCCCTCAGATCTCAGTAGTAATGCagtgtgtcctcctgtccttGGCAAGGTTAAAGTCCCTCAGTTTGATTGCTTACAGTGGACTTTGCAACACATGGACCAAGTGGAAGATGTGGGATTCGCCgctgttttcatcagtgttgCAATGTACAAAATCAAGAAAACATTAACGGTGGCTTGTGGCAATATTACAGACAGATATTTTCGTTAATATGCATTTCACTTaaagtacttttttttaatagagAAGAATCATGAGAGTGTCATGCATCAGCCTGGACATGGGTCCCGTGATTGTTGGTTGATAGCATCCACAGTGGACGTATTCTCTGCTCTAACATGTGAAGGGAGAGAGTTCTTAATCAAAAGTCTCTCCTCGTTTAATGTCTCACATCTTGTTTACTTTCACCTTTTTATTCTGAGAGGTTTTAACTTCAGTGAATTCCTCCTTTTCTAATAGGTCAGAACTGGTAAAGGAATGGAATTGGAAGGCATcatctaatttttttttaaatacatttgattttcCTTTGTCATTCTTGCTATGTGAACAAATGGCCTTGGCTTAGCTGAAGGCCTGAATTTTCAAGTCGATTCCTCCGGCTTTACCAAATCTTTATTAATCCTTGTTTTGTAGATTTTAGTTAAGATATTTGCATTTCTCCTCTAATGTGAAAATCACATTTCTGTGTTATCGGGTTTTGCCGGGCTCTCTGGAAAGCAGACGTTGCTCAACATCTAATTTAATTCCTTGAGTAAAAATCTCACAGCATTATGCTAAGTCAGATCCATATGCTCGTCGTATGAATGGTACACTTTTGATAACAGGCCCGCACTCTCATATGCTCAGACACATTCCTTCTCCAACCCAATACCTCTTGAGATGTCACCTAGATCTgttgtgcattttaaaatgacttgatacaaatctctctcctctctgatcaAATACTGATTGtgcaatctttttttttgcttggaAATACCAAAGAGTTTTCCTCTTACTGGACCTTAGATTCTAGACTTATAATTACTTGTACATAGAAGGTTTTTTTCTGTGCTAGGATGGCTGCGGTTGATTAAACCCTATTTTAAGGGCTGAAATCTAACACTGTTGATGATAATACACTATGGCTGTAATTAACCTGATAACGCAGAAGCAGAATATGCAAGTTTTGGGAATTCAGCGAACGCATTGAGAAGATAATATGACtccttgtgtctgtttgtatcaGATTGGATGTGTTTCATATTTTAGGACATGTTTAAACTCAAATGAGGCAAAATCCTGGAAAGCCCTGGAAAACAATGCAATACATTACCGAACAGAGAGAAGATTTATGAAGGGAGAACTGGATATTATACTGTTGTGTATAGAAAATATGACAATGTCACTTTGTTTGCGATACAAGATTTTCTGATAACGATGCTTGATCTAGGGTCATGTCTTCTGTCACCAGACCAACCTTGTCACATGAAGAATAGGACTGCATAGCGATGAGTATCTGGGGAAGGTTAATCCATTTGAGTtggaaaccaaacaaaaaatggCTTCCGAAACTAAAGTagtttgttttaaaatcatttggattatattacaaataataaaaccagTTCCATACTATTGAATTGCAGTTTgcattgactgtaaataaagatcgatgatgcatctccacttccaaccactttaaaaaagtgaagccagaatATCCCGGATAAATGCGCCTGAATAATGGCAAATCAGTCtccgctgtcaatcatgacgtttctcTCTATGTTTAATAATACCATATGAAAACGATGTAAAAATTTAGCATCGACTAAAGTCATGGTTATCAGTAAAATAAACATGCATTTAAGAATTATGCCTAAATTGACAGAAACCGTCTTTGGAAAAAATTTTAGTTTGGCTCATGTCCTTCTGTTAACGTGGAGggggcagggtttatgacctatacttcagccagccaccagggggcaatctagatgttttggcttcactttttggaacgctgtcatgtcgtccatccttATACACAGTCTATAGTTCATTCTGTTGCTACAGAGACCGCAAGCTAATGATAGCACAAATGCTCTCCGCTGTTTACAATGGAACAGCGTGCTGAATAAAATAGTTCACTTTTCTATCGTGCAAGTTACTTGGTTAAACAAGCAGGaagatataaatacatattatgaTAATGATTCCCACCGGCACATTTTTACTTCCAAGACAATAGCTTCACTGTTTTGAACCCAACTCGATTGACGTGTTGTTTCCTATCATTTATGACTGTGCATAACCACAACCTCGCTCTGCAGCTCAGGTTTCAGTTTGCTACAGCTTCTCACTGGACTCAAACTCAGTCCAGAGGCGACATTTTGAGACCTTCAGAAATCCACTTTTCAGAAATAGGAAGCTCAAAGACGGGTTATCTGAGGTCTGAAATCGTGGTTTCTATAATACTGAATTGATCTTATTATGCTTAAATTACTGCTGTAGCTAGAAAAATTAAGTCAAAAAAACCTACCTGTAATGGAAAGCGTAGCTTTGCAAATCTGTTTTTATCAGTAGATCATTTAAACGTGTCCAGTGAGGTTTTTATTCTCTAAAAGTAGCTCGTACCATTTTTTTAAAGGGTAAAAAATCTTTCAGACTGTGAGGTGCAGTGAGAATTTGCATTAGACTGGTTAGTTTGTCAATTCTAAAGATCAGTTGTGCTATGCAACATTATGTGAAAAAGCATTTTAATATGGACTGATTTGAAAAACAGTGAACCTctcatttgaatttaatttaatggtGTTGGAATATGTTTTTACAACTAAGCCATTcaatatttctttatatttgtcCTGAGAAGAGAAAACCGTGGCAGTCAGGAGGTATAAGACACAGATTGGTTGGTCTGGAGATGGACGACGCAGACGAACACTGGTCTTGCACTTAGATCATTCTATGTTTGATGTGGAGGTTTGAatttgatgttgtgtttgtacCACACAGGTCATCATCTCAGCTATATCCAtaaaactggaagaaaacacAGCTTTACTTTCAGTGATTTCCATTCTCAGTATTATCAGTATTTGACCACCGAAGCTTCTAACCATTGACTTTATAGGTTGTTTTTTCTATCTTACTAACAGATGAACCTTGGATATGGATTTTAAAGGGCTGGCCACCAAGTTATAGCCCATCTGAATTGTTACTAGACTGTAGTCCACTATAATGTCATTTTGTTTACACTACCCCAATGTAATGTTCATTTGAATTGCAGCCCTGGAAGTCACATTAAAATCTCTTTGTTTAATACTGAATAAACAATGTGAAATCCAGGCTACATGTATcatctttctttattttgacacaGGCACCAAGCTTATTACATTATGACCTTATTACATTATGGTTACATAAATGCTCCTGTTGTACAGTAGTGGAGTGTTTAACAAAGTTATCTATGCAGCAGCCCAGTGGAATTAAtctaataacaatataaaattGCATGTTCATCACCTGGACAGGGTAGAGTTCCAAAAATTCAAGGTTTAGTTTTAACTATATTTGACCTCCCCACCTAAACTGTCGCTCTTACATAACTTTAATGGTTTTAATGGTGAGGGTTAGTACTTCCACATACGAACAAGGCGATAACGATGTATCTGAAAAGCAGTATTAAGTCATTACATCAGTCTCCGACTGATAATATCACTAGTAAGCCCTAGTGACGTTACAGATGACAAGTGCAAACTTGACCAAAACATCCTAAACAATGACAGTTCAATTGTATGAAAAAAATCATaactatatacatataaatatatagcaaGTATCctatcaaacaaacacatttgtaaATGTGGCATGGaccattaaatcattaaattaaaCGTGGATGTGGATAAAATATTGGGAAGAGCAGATTTTAGAGTTTTTGTCCAACATGTGCAGTATTTCACAAAGATGACCATGTGTAAAATGTCTTCATTAATATCCTCTCATAACCGACTTTAAGATCTGCAGATTTGCC
This region includes:
- the mdfi gene encoding myoD family inhibitor domain-containing protein; this encodes MDEERSAPPISPETPDDGDPARPAPQPDSHTASDTERANSCPEPKPFHSEDVAHIYTEPLILRLNGTPERLLGNDGDNCNSSLSHSELTTPSKSITSQPAARSTPIQHTQPCRTQPSSHLRNGTRQHSHPHSPHTHCPHHTHKHGPQSNGVRSPHAHPKLGSLPKGGSSTSSSSSAGPKHTKKLQSNPSITSQSSKRSKSSSKSNSSQIPTEGQDDCCVHCILACLFCEFLALCNIVLDCATCGSCAGDESCFCCCCASEECGDCDLPCDMDCGIIDACCESADCLEICMECCSLCFSS